In Aspergillus nidulans FGSC A4 chromosome II, a single window of DNA contains:
- a CDS encoding beta-glucosidase (transcript_id=CADANIAT00004795), producing MAHRWLILALVAAAAPRALASPGPSLNERQSDDEPFSPPYYPAPNGGWVSTWAEAYEKAHSIVSNLTLAEKVNLTTGTGIFMGPCAGQTGSVPRLGIPNLCLHDSPLGVRNTDHNTAFPPGITVGATFDKSLMYERGVGLGEEARGKGVNVLLGPSVGPLGRKPRGGRNWEGFGFDPVLQGIGGAETIKGMQSTGLIACIKHFVGNEQEMHRMSSVVTQGYSSNIDDRTLHELYIWPFAEGVRAEVGSVMIAYNDVNKSSCSQNSKLINGVLKDELGFQGFVVTDWLAHYGGVSSALAGLDMDMPGDGAVPLFGNSYWGPELSRSILNGTVPVERLNDMVTRILATWYKMGQDQDYPLPNFSSNTEDEKGLLYPGAVISPIGVVNQYVNVQGNHNITARAIARDAITLLKNEGDLLPLRRNDSLKVFGTDAGPDPQGLNSCADKGCNRGVLTMGWGSGTSKLPYLITPQEAIANITPTAEFFITDSFPSSVDANDEDIAIVFINSDSGENYITVDGNPGDRKTSGLHAWHNGDELVKAAAERFSQVVVVIHTVGPIILEEWIDLDSVKAVLIAHLPGQEAGYSLTDVLFGDYSPSGHLPYTIPYQESNYPSSVGLLQQPFGQIQDYYTEGLYIDYRHFLKEDITPRYAFGHGLSYTTFEFSEPALSVVTPLDSAYPPSRPAKGPTPTYPNTIPPASEAAWPAKFNRIWRYIYPYLNNPQADAAVANSSKTYPYPDGYSTDPQPPPRAGGAEGGNPALWDVAFSVQVTVTNTGQHSGRAVAQLYVELPDSLGLDTPSRQLRQFEKTKVLETGQSETLTLEVTRKDVSVWDVEVQDWKTVVGGEGVKIHIGESVLDIRTECEVGGRCVTL from the exons ATGGCTCATCGCTGGCTGATTCTTGCTCTCGTTGCGGCAGCGGCGCCGCGTGCCCTGGCTTCGCCAGGGCCCAGTCTCAACGAGCGCCAGTCCGATGATGAACCATTTTCTCCGCCATACTACCCAGCCCCGAACGGCGGCTGGGTGTCGACCTGGGCGGAGGCATACGAGAAAGCGCACAGTATCGTGAGCAACCTGACCCTGGCCGAGAAGGTGAACCTCACCACCGGCACTGGGATATTCATGGGCCCCTGCGCGGGCCAGACCGGCAGCGTCCCGCGACTCGGCATCCCGAATTTATGTCTTCACGACTCTCCGTTGGGCGTGCGCAATACCGACCACAACACTGCTTTCCCTCCAGGAATCACGGTCGGTGCTACGTTTGACAAGAGCCTCATGTACGAGCGTGGTGTTGGacttggagaggaagcaCGTGGAAAAGGCGTCAATGTGCTACTTGGCCCTTCTGTCGGGCCGTTAGGGCGCAAGCCCCGGGGTGGCCGCAACTGGGAAGGATTCGGGTTTGATCCGGTTTTGCAAGGCATTGGAGGCGCTGAGACGATTAAGGGAATGCAAAGTACGGGCCTCATTGCTTGCATCAAGCATTTCGTAGGGAATGAGCAGGAGATGCATCGAATGAGTAGTGTCGTCACACAAGGCTACTCGTCCAACATCGATGACAGAACGCTTCACGAGCTCTACATTTGGCCGTTCGCTGAGGGTGTTCGGGCCGAAGTCGGGTCAGTGATGATTGCTTACAATGAT GTAAACAAATCATCCTGCAGCCAAAACAGCAAGCTCATTAATGGCGTACTCAAAGACGAGCTGGGATTCCAAGGATTCGTCGTAACGGATTGGCTTGCGCACTATGGAGGGGTCTCGTCTGCGTTGGCGGGcttggatatggatatgcCCGGGGATGGTGCCGTTCCACTCTTTGGGAACAGTTACTGGGGCCCTGAGCTATCACGTTCCATCCTCAACGGGACTGTTCCTGTTGAGCGACTAAACGATATG GTAACTCGTATCCTGGCAACGTGGTATAAAATGGGCCAAGATCAGGACTACCCGCTTCCCAACTTCTCTAGCAACACAGAGGATGAAAAAGGTCTTCTCTATCCGGGCGCCGTTATTTCTCCCATCGGTGTCGTGAATCAGTATGTGAATGTTCAGGGAAATCACAATATCACAGCGCGAGCTATCGCGAGGGACGCCATCACACTTCTCAAAAACGAAGGGGACTTACTACCCCTGAGACGTAATGactcattgaaggtctttgGCACAGATGCTGGTCCTGATCCTCAAGGCTTAAACTCCTGTGCAGACAAAGGCTGCAATAGGGGCGTTCTCACTATGGGGTGGGGCAGCGGCACATCTAAACTCCCGTATCTCATCACACCTCAGGAAGCAATTGCCAACATAACCCCTACAGCAGAGTTCTTTATTACCGATAGCTTTCCGTCGTCCGTCGATGCAAACGACGAGGACATTGCAATTGTCTTCATCAATTCCGACTCCGGCGAAAATTACATCACGGTCGACGGCAATCCGGGAGACCGAAAGACGTCGGGCCTACATGCATGGCACAACGGTGATGAACTTGTCAAAGCCGCAGCTGAGAGATTCTCTCAGGTCGTCGTCGTGATTCACACAGTTGGACCTATAATCCTCGAAGAATGGATTGACCTTGACAGCGTCAAGGCCGTCCTGATCGCCCATCTCCCAGGCCAGGAAGCTGGCTACTCTTTGACAGACGTTCTGTTTGGTGACTACAGCCCGAGCGGCCATCTCCCCTACACAATTCCTTATCAAGAATCAAACTATCCGTCAAGCGTGGGCCTGCTTCAGCAACCGTTTGGCCAAATCCAAGACTACTACACAGAAGGCTTATATATCGACTACCGCCATTTCCTGAAAGAGGATATCACACCACGCTACGCCTTTGGTCACGGTCTCTCCTACACAACCTTCGAGTTCTCAGAGCCTGCCCTATCCGTCGTTACCCCGTTAGACAGCGCGTATCCACCTTCTCGCCCCGCAAAAGGCCCAACACCCACATACCCCAATACTATCCCTCCCGCCTCCGAAGCAGCCTGGCCAGCCAAGTTTAACCGCATCTGGCGCTACATTTACCCATACCTCAACAACCCGCAAGCTGACGCCGCCGTTGCCAACTCTTCAAAGACATACCCCTACCCAGACGGATACAGCACAGACCCACAACCTCCCCCACGAGCCGGTGGCGCAGAAGGCGGCAATCCTGCTCTCTGGGACGTCGCATTTTCAGTGCAAGTGACTGTCACCAATACAGGACAACATTCTGGCCGTGCTGTTGCGCAACTATATGTTGAGCTTCCTGATTCGCTGGGGCTTGACACGCCGAGTAGGCAGCTGAGACAGTTTGAGAAAACGAAGGTCCTAGAGACCGGACAAAGTGAAACTCTTACATTGGAAGTTACAAGGAAAGACGTGAGTGTTTGGGATGTTGAGGTGCAGGATTGGAAGACTGTTGTTGGTGGAGAAGGGGTGAAGATTCACATCGGGGAGAGTGTTCTGGATATAAGAACTGAGTGCGAGGTCGGTGGACGGTGCGTTACATTGTAG
- a CDS encoding M protein repeat protein (transcript_id=CADANIAT00004792), with translation MSSVDDAVASVPPAEVDAEDVPPATPVESSAISGSEEPATSPDTSKDKENVRASPVKKTTTTTTKRPVSSGTSATKRPSSISGLKTTSSSTRTPGSTGSTLGKPPTRPATSGTVRKPLSTSTTSSHRSRPSLSSADEKSRSVASSGDEKRGITGSAKRMSLAGSTAGTRAPVKSTTTTLDRRASVASTTGTRTSTTSSTRPVTKPTTTTTRPTTSTTATRTATRPTTTAAKRLSTAPKTSEEDAIKLQSLQDKLSESEATIESLKTELETAKEKLTLPPQTEGTEAEPNDSTKALQEQHATEISQLVASHEEQLQALRAQLEEAEAKRKEIEEKSLKALEDASQAAASQGDEKLSAALDELKRSHQAQLEALESELAAQKSAAASYAEQIDSLKIELQSKSDSLEAAAKGFEAEKASALEELRGELQAEIESLKQSKDEAVRAAEESTRQSIAALEDKITSLQSQLTAAESATTQGQEETAAQLAAKENEVSELRQAVDAARAELEQAGERAAKDLEAKLKALEAGHEDAIAKLKAQHDEALASAASSHASELANAKAATESSSSAHAQELEELRASLDKVKEDAVSELQATHQAELQSLQQRLDDAEQSLQTTRQALEEGANAAQTQALQEIESLKDKVNTLESQLSTGQEEIKALQAEIQAKQEQADTLQQNLVTFETKLKAKDAEQEGEIKAAEERAAAAERALKEHVQKAAALAEEHANTLEALRVDHAAELERVKADASGSLQQALEELQSKYNDLLSKNSDMEASHAGKIEALESELKLTMERVAAQSAAHAKELADLQQQHEEAKIKLQSELEAIQLSKAAEADSEHSKAIEELLTVQESKLSSLRADLESSHEAKLDELRKSHDAALAELTAQLTAAQTAAQDTSVLDNLKETIADLEKKLTAAEQSAADSKTQHANEFSLIEKEKSELEQKQQAATARIEELEKLLAASEAAKSDLETASKQAIATQDELTQLRAKYDAIAKELDESKSHNAATEEKLAQGEKDLNAQIDKNMTLLNQLGEVESSISGSRKHIRELEAELAALKAEKDALKPTNVGLEGSRWATDDDTPATENNQAATVEGEDMGSSIEGTMASIQEQLKHIRAANDDWYDEHRRLVGELAQVSRRATPNPNQSGTPQSETVIEVASQ, from the exons ATGTCGTCCGTAGATGATGCTGTTGCCTCCGTTCCTCCGGCCGAGGTCGATGCGGAGGATGTGCCCCCGGCTACCCCCGTGGAATCAAGTGCTATATCTGGCAGCGAGGAGCCAGCCACAAGCCCTGATACTTCCAAGGATAAGGAAAATGTGAGGGCGTCTccggtgaagaagacgacaacAACCACAACGAAGCGCCCCGTATCGTCCGGAACATCTGCCACGAAACGGCCTAGCTCAATCTCTGGCCTCAAGACGACTTCATCCAGCACTCGCACTCCAGGGTCAACTGGAAGCACGCTTGGGAAACCCCCGACGCGACCAGCTACTTCTGGCACTGTTCGCAAGCCGCTCAGCACGTCTACTACTTCCTCCCACCGTTCTCGGCCGTCACTCAGTTCTGCCGATGAGAAATCGCGCTCCGTAGCCAGCTCAGGTGATGAGAAGCGGGGGATCACCGGGTCTGCTAAGCGTATGTCGCTTGCGGGCAGCACTGCGGGCACTAGAGCCCCTGTAAAATCAACGACAACTACCCTGGACCGCCGCGCTAGCGTAGCATCAACCACCGGGACGCGTACATCCACTACTTCCTCGACAAGACCAGTGACAAAGCCGACGACCACAACAACCCGGCCTACCACTTCTACAACAGCTACGCGAACGGCAACAAGACCCACAACTACCGCCGCGAAGCGATTGAGTACAGCACCCAAAACTTCTGAGGAGGATGCCATCAAGTTGCAATCTCTACAGGACAAGCTCAGCGAGAGCGAAGCTACCATTGAGAGTCTGAAAACAGAGCTGGAGACCGCCAAGGAGAAATTGACACTGCCACCTCAGACCGAAGGAACTGAGGCAGAGCCTAACGACTCTACAAAGGCTCTTCAGGAGCAGCACGCTACCGAGATCAGTCAACTGGTGGCTAGCCATGAAGAGCAGCTCCAGGCTTTACGCGCCCagcttgaggaggcggaagcgaagaggaaggaaaTCGAAGAGAAGTCGCTGAAGGCTCTGGAGGACGCATCCCAGGCTGCAGCCTCTCAAGGCGATGAGAAGCTGTCGGCGGCTCTCGATGAGCTGAAGCGGTCTCATCAGGCCCAGCTCGAAGCTCTCGAAAGTGAGCTAGCAGCACAGAAATCTGCAGCTGCTAGTTACGCCGAGCAGATCGATTCCCTCAAGATTGAGTTGCAGTCCAAGTCAGATAGTCTGGAAGCGGCCGCCAAAGGATTTGAGGCCGAAAAGGCGTCCgccctcgaggagctgcgcGGCGAGCTTCAGGCTGAAATTGAAAGTCTGAAGCAATCCAAGGACGAGGCGGTCCGCGCTGCCGAGGAATCTACTAGACAGTCCATTGCGGCTTTGGAAGATAAAATTACCTCGCTCCAGTCTCAACTGACAGCGGCTGAGTCCGCCACTACTCAGGGCCAGGAAGAGACTGCCGCTCAGCTTGCAGCAAAGGAGAATGAAGTTTCTGAACTAAGGCAGGCTGTTGACGCCGCCCGAGCAGAGCTTGAACAAGCAGGCGAAAGGGCTGCCAAAGATCTTGAAGCAAAACTGAAGGCCCTCGAAGCTGGTCATGAGGATGCGATTGCCAAGctcaaagcccagcacgATGAGGCTTTGGCCTCCGCTGCCAGCTCCCATGCGTCTGAACTTGCCAACGCAAAGGCAGCTACGGAATCATCTAGTTCCGCTCATGCGCAAGAACTCGAGGAGCTTCGAGCATCTctcgacaaggtcaaggaggatGCGGTGAGCGAGCTGCAGGCGACCCACCAGGCGGAGTTGCAATCTCTCCAGCAGAGACTTGACGATGCCGAACAATCCCTTCAGACAACGCGACAGGCTCTGGAAGAGGGCGCCAACGCCGCCCAGACCCAGGCTCTCCAAGAGATCGAATCGCTCAAGGATAAAGTCAACACATTGGAGTCTCAGCTATCCACCGGACAAGAAGAGATCAAGGCCCTCCAGGCTGagatccaggccaagcaggAGCAAGCTGACACACTTCAACAGAACCTCGTTACATTCGAGACCAAGCTAAAGGCGAAGGACGCGGagcaggaaggagagatcaaggctgctgaggagcgagctgcagcagcagagagaGCCCTAAAGGAGCACGTTCAGAAGgccgctgctcttgctgAGGAACATGCCAATACTCTAGAGGCGCTGAGGGTTGATCATGCTGCGGAGCTCGAGAGAGTCAAGGCTGACGCCTCCGGGTCGTTGCAGCAAGCGCTTGAGGAGCTTCAGTCCAAATACAATGATTTGCTGTCGAAGAACAGTGACATGGAGGCGTCCCACGCCGGCAAGATCGAAGCACTTGAAAGCGAACTGAAGCTGACCATGGAGCGCGTCGCTGCTCAAAGTGCCGCTCATGCGAAGGAACTTGCCGaccttcaacaacagcacgAAGAAGCGAAAATTAAGCTGCAATCAGAATTGGAAGCCATTCAGCTCTCTAAGGCTGCCGAGGCGGACTCCGAGCACAGCAAAGCCATCGAGGAGCTCCTCACCGTCCAGGAGTCTAAATTGTCTAGCCTTCGTGCGGATCTGGAATCTTCGCATGAAGCAAAGTTGGATGAACTCCGGAAGTCCCACGACGCTGCTCTTGCAGAGCTCACCGCTCAActcactgctgcccagaCTGCCGCCCAGGATACCTCCGTACTTGACAACTTGAAGGAGACAATTGCCGATCTAGAGAAAAAGCTCACTGCGGCGGAACAGTCCGCTGCCGATTCCAAGACGCAACATGCCAATGAGTTCTCTCTTAttgagaaggaaaagagtgAATtggagcagaagcagcaggcaGCGACCGCTCGTATCGAAGAGCTTGAAAAACTCTTGGCTGCTTCCGAGGCAGCCAAGTCGGACTTGGAGACGGCGTCGAAGCAGGCGATTGCAACCCAGGACGAGCTGACGCAGCTCCGGGCCAAGTATGATGCAATTGCCAAAGAACTAGACGAGTCGAAGTCGCACAACGCCGCGACTGAGGAAAAGCTCGCTCAAGGCGAGAAGGACTTGAATGCGCAGATTGACAAAAACATGACCCTTCTCAATCAGTTGGGTGAGGTTGAGTCGTCTATCTCCGGCAGCCGGAAGCACATCCGAGAGCTTGAAGCGGAGCTGGCAGCGCTGAAGGCTGAAAAAGACGCGTTGAAGCCAACCAACGTCGGGTTGGAAGGCAGCCGATGGGCAACTGATGACGACACGCCGGCCACCGAGAATAACCAGGCAGCCACAGTGGAAGGTGAGGATATGGGTTCATCGATCGAGGGAACG ATGGCCAGcatccaggaacagcttAAACACATTCGGGCTGCCAATGACGACTGGTATGACGAACACCGCCG TCTCGTTGGCGAACTAGCACAAGTGTCACGGCGGGCGACGCCCAATCCTAATCAGTCTGGGACACCGCAGTCCGAAACCGTGATCGAGGTTGCCTCACAGTGA
- a CDS encoding serine/threonine-protein phosphatase 2A activator (transcript_id=CADANIAT00004793), whose translation MDTSQVRILPKLDISAGHNFTKPSKRINESQDVAEFLSSKAYVDLMTFLLQLNRSLFPTKLPDGRVLTWELNSEAVEYSAPVRQLQQLLSKLEAILDEAPPDTGPRRFGNISFRRWYEMVESRAASLLEECLSKEILQMPSSDPGAPTAEVELLAYFLGSWGSPQRLDYGTGHELSFLAFLAGIWKLHGFPENSPGVEERAIVLGVIQPYLELVRTIIKRYTLEPAGSHGVWGLDDHSFIPYIFGSAQLAPAISESDRIPEEGSLSDAPAPGGVTKANVVERERKHNLYFSAIGFIYDVKRGPFWEHSPMLYDISGIQAGWAKINKGMIKMYNAEVLSKFPVVQHFPFGSLFSWERDPNAPSPAADAHIAATTRRTDEASTSSYLYSPKYIKATSWSYGSYKGALGNISTRWTGSPWRFYVCRPYANESSVG comes from the exons ATGGACACCTCGCAAGTCCGCATACTCCCCAAGCTCGACATCTCAGCAGGGCACAACTTCACTAAACCCAGCAAGCGGATCAACGAAAGTCAAGATGTAGCTGAATTTCTATCGTCAAAAGCTTACGTCGATCTCAtgaccttcctcctccagctcaaccgCTCTCTATTTCCGACAAAACTACCCGATGGGCGGGTCCTAACTTGGGAGCTGAACAGCGAAGCCGTTGAATACTCTGCGCCTGTGCGTCAGCTCCAGCAACTGCTCTCCAAACTCGAAGCGATCCTCGACGAAGCGCCCCCCGACACTGGTCCGCGCAGGTTCGGCAATATTAGTTTCCGAAGATGGTACGAGATGGTTGAGAGTCGTGCTGCAAGTCTCTTGGAGGAGTGTCTGTCAAAGGAAATTCTACAGATGCCTTCATCTGATCCTGGTGCGCCGACGGCGgaggttgagctgctggcATACTTTTTAGGGAGTTGGGGGAGTCCACAAAGGCTGGACTATGGAACGGGGCATGAACTGAGCTTTCTCGCCTTCCTGGCGGGTATTTGGAAACTGCATGGTTTTCCCGAGAATAGCCCAGGtgtggaggagagggcgatCGTCTTGGGTGTGATACAGCC ATATCTGGAACTTGTCCGAACCATTATTAAGCGTTATACCCTGGAACCCGCCGGTTCGCACGGCGTCTGGGGTCTAGACGACCACTCATTCATCCCGTACATCTTCGGCTCTGCACAATTGGCGCCCGCAATCTCAGAATCAGACCGCATCCCGGAAGAAGGCTCGTTATCCGATGCACCTGCACCAGGTGGTGTCACTAAAGCAAATGTGGTGGAACGAGAAAGGAAACACAACCTGTACTTCTCCGCAATTGGCTTTATCTACGACGTCAAGCGCGGCCCATTCTGGGAGCATAGCCCTATGCTCTACGATATATCCGGCATTCAGGCTGGGTGGGCTAAGATCAACAAG GGCATGATCAAGATGTACAACGCCGAAGTACTCTCTAAGTTCCCAGTAGTCCAGCACTTTCCCTTCGGGTCATTGTTCAGCTGGGAGCGTGACCCCAACGCTCCTTCTCCGGCAGCGGATGCTCATATCGCCGCGACAACGCGGAGAACAGATGAGGCATCTACG AGCTCCTACCTTTACAGTCCCAAGTACATCAAGGCAACATCCTGGTCCTATGGCTCCTACAAGGGCGCCTTGGGCAACATCTCAACCAGGTGGACCGGCTCCCCCTGGCGATTCTACGTCTGCAGGCCATATGCCAACGAAAGCTCCGTGGGCTAA
- a CDS encoding Saf4/Yju2 family protein (transcript_id=CADANIAT00004794), which produces MQGFNMGRYIPPDQEGLTTANKLHNKHPLGSRARHLQSKGALIVRFEMPFAVWCTTCSPENIIGQGVRFNAEKKKVGNYYSTPVYSFRMKHTLCGGWIEIRTDPKNTAYVVTEGGRRRDTGQADGTDLIGGGEILLGGRSAAGAAAGDDPFARLEGKVEDKRIVDETRNRILELQQKQDRDWDDPYEVSKRLRRGFRAERKVLEKKEGIKEALKDKMSLGIEIVDEAEEDAVRAGMVEFEDGASSACLSTRAKPMFEAAMSRLSDADKKKGKGSSGKRKTADLVAERKASFRSELAGNTRAAVDPFLNGTGDSAYVWEPEVKKRKTPGKADGKKAEEGANGGGSDTQAKSARNGVVEGQEEVPRTKQGASQAVALVDYGSDSE; this is translated from the exons ATGCAGGGCTTCA ACATGGGCCGGTACATCCCGCCCGACCAAGAAGGTCTGACGACTGCCAACAAGCTCCACAACAAACACCCACTCGGCTCGCGCGCGCGGCACCTCCAATCCAAAGGCGCATTAATTGTGCGCTTCGAGATGCCCTTCGCGGTATGGTGCACGACCTGTTCGCCGGAGAACATAATTGGGCAGGGGGTGCGGTTTAACgcagaaaagaagaaagtggGTAATTACTACTCGACGCCGGTCTACAGTTTTCGCATGAAGCATACGCTTTGCGGCGGCTGGATTGAGATTCGGACGGACCCGAAGAACACGGCATACGTTGTTACTgagggtgggaggaggagagacaCCGGACAAGCGGATGGGACAGACTTGATAGGAGGTGGAGAGATCTTGCTCGGTGGGAGAAGTGCTGCAGGGGCGGCGGCTGGAGATGATCCGTTTGCAAGACTAGAGGGGAAGGTCGAAGATAAGCGGATCGTTGATGAAACGCGGAATCGGATACTGGAGTTGCAGCAGAAACAGGATCGGGATTGGGATGATCCATATGAGGTGTCGAAGAGGTTGCGCAGGGGGTTTCGGGCTGAGAGAaaggtgctggagaagaaggagggcATCAAAGAGGCGCTGAAAGATAAGATGAGTTTGGGCATTGAAATTGTGgatgaggccgaggaggatgCGGTAAGGGCCGGGATGgttgagtttgaggatggtGCTTCTAGTGCTTGTTTAAGTACGCGCGCGAAACCGATGTTTGAGGCTGCTATGTCTCGACTGAGTGACGCTGATAAGAAGAAAGGTAAAGGCAGCAGTGGGAAGCGGAAAACGGCGGATTTGGTTGCGGAGCGCAAGGCTTCGTTTCGTAGCGAGTTAGCTGGGAATACGCGGGCCGCTGTCGACCCATTTCTAAACGGTACCGGGGATAGTGCATATGTCTGGGAGCCCGAAGTtaagaagaggaaaacgcCAGGGAAGGCGGACGGaaagaaggcagaggagggCGCAAACGGTGGTGGCTCTGATACTCAGGCTAAGAGTGCTAGGAATGGTGTAGTGGAGGGTCAGGAGGAAGTGCCAAGGACAAAGCAAGGCGCATCTCAGGCTGTGGCTTTGGTTGATTATGGCTCGGATTCAGAGTGA